In Beijerinckia indica subsp. indica ATCC 9039, the genomic window GCGGACCAGGATTTCCTGAATGGCAATTATCTGTTCCAGGTTTCCAATACCACAGCCTCGGTGGTCGCCAACGGCGACATCGTGATCGCCGACGGTGGATTCCTTGCGCTGCTGAGCCAAAATGGCGTGACGAGCTCGGGCAGCGTGGCCGCCCACAACGGGACCGCCATTCTCGCGGCCACGCAAAGCCTGACCTTGACCCTCAATGACAATGACAATGGTCTTGCAGGCTTTGCTTTGGGCAATTTGACCGGAACGACGACGGCGGGCGGCGCGATCGATCTCGCTTCGGCCGCCGGAACCGGAGGCCGGCTTGAGACCGCCGGCCTCACGGTTTCCGCCAAGGGTTTGGCGCTGACCGGCGCCGGCGGGGGTTGGACATGGTCTCAGCCGAGCATCGTGGTCGGCACGGGCGGTGTCGACGCCGGTCTGGTGAATGCCCAGCTCGCGACAGGTAATTTCGTCCTGGAGGCGGTTTCCGGCAATCTCACGGTCAATTCGGCTTTGTCGTGGATCGCCGACCACAGCCTGACCCTGTCGGCGACCAAGGATATCACGATCAACGCGCCGGTGAGCTGGTCCGCCAATACGCTCACGATCAATGCCGGGGCCAATATTTACGTCAATGCGGTCATGACGGCGAGCGGGACAGCCAGTTTCGCCGGGATCTATGGCAACGCGACCAATGCCGACGGCAATCCGAACGGGCTTTACATGAGCTTTGGCGTCGATGCCACCGGCCTCGGTAATGGAACGTTCTCCGGCCGCCTCGATTTCAACAGCACCGGCACTCTGTCGCTGAACAACCAGATCTATACCCTGATCAAAGATTGGAGCCAGCTCACGGCGATCAGCGGCAATTATGGCTATTACGCTTTAGCCAACAATCTGACCGCCCCGGCAGGGACCTTAAGCGCAGCCCCGGTTCAGGATTTAACCAGCCCGATGTTCGACGGTCTGGGCCACACCATCGATAAACTGACCATCGTTGACGCGACCGGCCAGGGCTACAACGGCCTGTTCGGTACGATCGATTACAATACGACCGTCCGCAATATCGGCCTGACGGGGGTTTCGATCACCGACAATGGCGGCTACGCGGACGGCGCGCTGGCCGGGCTCAGCAATCCCGGCAGTTTCGTCAGCCATGTCTTCGCGACCGGCACGATCGACGGCGGGAACCGGACCGGCGGACTGATCGGCTGGAATTTCAGCCCGATCTATGATTCTTACGCCTCGGTCACGGTGTCGGCGGCCAATTCCTATTACATTGGCGGGTTGGTCGGCTTTAATTCGGGTGGCACCATTGTGCGCTCCTACGCGACCCGCGACGTCACCGGGCTCCAGATCGTCGGCGGTTTGATCGGCCTGAACATTAATGGCGCCAGCGTCAGCTATTCCTTCGCCACCGGCAATGTGGCCGGAACCGGCGGCCACAATACATGGGGCAACATCGGCGGCCTGGTCGGCGAGAACGATGATGGCGCGCTCGACCACGATCATGCGACAGGCAATGTGCAGGGCAATGGCGGCGTCGGCGGGCTTGCCGGTTCCAGCGGCGGGCCGATCTCCTATTCCTACGCCACCGGCGAGGTCAAGGCCAATGACAATACCGGCCGCGATATCGGCGGTCTGGTCGGCAGAGGGGGCGATATTTCCTATTCCTACGCCACCGGCAATGTGACGGGCGGCTATAATGTCGGCGGCCTCGCCGGCTCCGCCGGCGCCATCTCCTATTCCTACGCGACCGGCACTGTGACCGGCAATGGCGAGCCGGGCGTTTTTCCGGCTTCCGGGGTGCTCGGCGATATCATAGTCTCGGCCAACGCTGTCGGCGGCCTGGCGGGCGCGGCCGGCTCGATCAGCTATTCCTATGCGACCGGCACTGTCACCGCGATCGGCGACGGCGTCGGCGGATTGGCCGGCGTGGCCGGAACCATCACCAATTCCTATGAAACTGGCAATGTGTCGGGCCGCTACAACGTCGGCGGCCTGGTCGGCATCTCCAATGGGGACATCACCAATTCCTATGAAACCGGCAATGTCACCGGCCTCGACGGTGTCGGCGGCATCGCCGGCGGCGCGGCCGTCGGGATATTCAACGGCCTGACCGTCTATGGCAACGTCAGCGGACGCAGTTTTGTCGGCGGCATCGTCGGCGAAATCATGAGCGACGTGCAGCAAACGGATCCAAACGTCATTCCCCCCGCCTCTCTGACCATCGAAAATTCGGTGGTCTATGGCAATGTGACGGCCAGCGGCGATTATGCCGGCAGCCTGGTCGGATTTATCATGATCGCGACCCAGAAGGGTTATAAGACGGTGGTCGATATTACCAATAACACCACCCACGGAACGCTGACCTGCGTGGGGGGCCTCGGCTCAGGAAGCCATTGTGGTGGCGACGTCGGCTATTCCGTCAACAATTTCGGCACGGTTTCCGGAAATAACTACATTCCACCCTTGCCCCCGACCCCGCCCCCGCCCCCGCCCCCGAACGGGTCCGGGACGGGAAATCCCTCCGGCAGCAACACAGGGACAAACACCAGCGCCACCAATACCAATACCAATACCAATACAGGCACGAATACAAACACGGGCACGAATACAAACACGGGCACGAATACAAACACGGGCACCGGCACCGGAAACAATACATCCGGGCAGACGGCCACGGGCACGTCCTCCACATCGCGGGCGCAATTGGCGCCCGGGGCGGCGCAGGCTTTGTCCTCGATGGGTTCGATCACCACCACCAATACGACGCTCTCGGCGACGCAACTTCCGTCGCCCGATCTGGCAGCGGCGGGTAAGTCGGGGGTTCTCGCCGAGGCGCCTAAAATCCAGGACAATATCCAGGTCGAAGCGCCCCCAGTGGTAACGCCCCCGCCGCAGGTGGTCGAGCAACACCGGAAGCCCGCCCCGCAAACGTCGAGCCATGCAGGCCATCAAGGCCGGGGCGATGGGGGCAGCTACGGCGCATCGATCCGCTCGATCGAAGTCGATGGTCAGCGCTTCGACCTGAGCGGTGGCGGCAAGGTCAAGCCAGCACCCTGAGCTCGACTCGTGAACGCGGCGGTCTTCTCCCCGGCCACCGCGTGGCCCTCCCATAACAACCATGCCCCAGAACGGGGTCCCAAAGGTTCCTCCCATGCGTCTTTCTCTCGGCCGTTTCCATGGCCAGTCCGCTTTTGCCGCATCGCTGCTGAACTGCGCCGCTGTTCTTCCCGCTTTCTCTCCGGCTCTGGCGCAGACGGCAGGGCAGCCAAGCCCAGCGCGGGTGCTGGTGGAATTGCCTTACAATATCGGTGATGCGGTGCGGCAGGCCAATGCGGCGTACCAGCCACCGCTCGCCCAACTCCCCGCGGTGCCAGTGCTGCCGCAGCTCGTCGAGCCACAACTCACGCTGCCCAGCAACGAGAAGCTGATGATCCGGCACATCGAGGTCGACGGGGCGGACGCGGCGAGCCAGGAGGAAGTCCGAGCGCTGCTGGCCCCCTACGAGGGGCGGTGGCTGACCTTGAGTGAGATCTATGAGGCAGCCGACAAGATCACCACGCTCTACCGCGAGCGCGGCTTCCTCGTCGCCAAAGCCTATGTGCCGGCCCAGGACGCCCGCAAAGGCACCTTGCGCATCAAGCTGGTGGCCGGCCGTTTCGGCCAGGTGAGCGTGAAGGATGAGTCGCTGGTGCGCGAGGATTTCCTGAAGGATGTCATCGACACGGCTCTTGCGGATGATCCGCAGATCCATAAGGCCGCGCTGGAACGGGCCATGCTGCTCGTCTCCGATCTTCCGGGCGCCGGCATGCCGCGCGTCGCCATCGCACCGGGCCAGCAGCCGGAGACGTCCGACTTCGTATTTTCGGTGCCGCAGGGCAAGAGTGTCGACGGTTACCTTCTCGGCGACAATGGCGGCTCGCGCTATACCGGCCGCGACCGGCTGAGCGGCGGACTCAACATCAATTCGCCGCTCGGCTTCGGCGATCGCCTGTCGCTCTTCGGTGTCATCTCGCAAACGAAGGGCCTGCTCAACGGGCGCGCGGCCTATTCCTTTCCCATCGGTTATGACGGGCTGCGCGGCGAGATCGGCGCCTACAAGACCACCTATGTGCTGGGTGGTATCTATAGCGGGCTCGATGCGACGGGCGACGCCAGCGCCATTTATGCCACGCTCAATTATGCGATCCTGCGCTCGCGCGAGGAGAGCCTCTATGTGTCGGGCATCTTCACCCACAAGAGCCTCGACGACAGAGTGTTCGGCATCTCGACGGCGAGCCGGGAGATCAATCTCGGCACTATCAATCTCACCAACGATACATTTGGTGTGATCAACGGCATGCCTTTGTCGACCAGCGTATCGCTGTCCTATACGGCGGGCTATGTCAATTTCGCCGATCCGGAGCAGCTGCTTGCCAACGAGCAGACGATCCGCACGGCCGGTCATTACGACCGTCTGAACCTTTATGCGAACGCCAATCTCGGGCTTTCGGAGAATTTATCGTTCCTCATGCTGCTCCGCGGCCAGAAGGCCCTGAGCGGTAGCCTCGACACCAGCGAACAGATGACGCTCTCAGGCTTTTGGGGTGTGCGCTCCTACGATGAAGGCCTTTCCGCCGATAGCGGCTATCTGGTGATGCCGGAATTCCGTCTCGCTCTGCCGGCGCTGCCGCAATATCAGCATTCTCTTGGCTTTTTCACCGATGTGGCGGGCGGCTGGCTGGAGAATGCCACCTATTCGACGGTGCAGCGGCGTTTCACCCAGATCAATGACATTGGGCTTGGCTATTACATGACCTATGAATATATGCCGGGCCGGTTTCTGACTGGCAAGGGTCTGCTGGCGCATACCTATGGTTCGAACGGCGGCCTCACCAGCTACGACCGCGAGACCAAGGGGCTCGTCCAGATCGGCATTACTTTCTAAGTTCGGTTCATCTCATTCAGTTCCTTCAACCTGAATTTCCAAGGAAAATATTGCGATGCAAATGGATTGGCTCTCATCGGCGATCGACTACGGTATTCTGGGGCTGCTTGGCTGCATGAGCGTGGTCGTGGTCGCCATCGCTTTGGAGCGCATATTCTTCTTCCGCTCGATCGAACTGGCCGGTTTCAAGAATATCAAGGCGCTTGAACTGGCGTTGACGAAAAGACTTATTGTCGTCGCCTCTGTGGCCAGCAATGCCCCCTATATCGGCCTGCTTGGCACCGTGCTCGGCATCATGTTGACATTCTATAATATGAACCTCGAAGCGAATGCGGATGCGGGCAAGATCATGGTCGGCCTGGCGCTCGCTCTGAAGGCAACAGCCGTGGGCCTGATCGTCGCTCTTGTATCCGTGGTTGCTTATAACGGTCTCGTGCGCAAGGCGAAGGTCTTGATGCTCCAATGGGAGATCGCCAATGGATGAGAAGCCGTTCGAAACCATGAACGTCATTCCCTTTGTGGATATCATGCTGGTGCTGCTGGCAATGGTTCTGACGACCGCGAGTTTTATCGCGACGGGACGGATTCCG contains:
- the exbB gene encoding TonB-system energizer ExbB; the encoded protein is MQMDWLSSAIDYGILGLLGCMSVVVVAIALERIFFFRSIELAGFKNIKALELALTKRLIVVASVASNAPYIGLLGTVLGIMLTFYNMNLEANADAGKIMVGLALALKATAVGLIVALVSVVAYNGLVRKAKVLMLQWEIANG
- a CDS encoding ShlB/FhaC/HecB family hemolysin secretion/activation protein, which encodes MRLSLGRFHGQSAFAASLLNCAAVLPAFSPALAQTAGQPSPARVLVELPYNIGDAVRQANAAYQPPLAQLPAVPVLPQLVEPQLTLPSNEKLMIRHIEVDGADAASQEEVRALLAPYEGRWLTLSEIYEAADKITTLYRERGFLVAKAYVPAQDARKGTLRIKLVAGRFGQVSVKDESLVREDFLKDVIDTALADDPQIHKAALERAMLLVSDLPGAGMPRVAIAPGQQPETSDFVFSVPQGKSVDGYLLGDNGGSRYTGRDRLSGGLNINSPLGFGDRLSLFGVISQTKGLLNGRAAYSFPIGYDGLRGEIGAYKTTYVLGGIYSGLDATGDASAIYATLNYAILRSREESLYVSGIFTHKSLDDRVFGISTASREINLGTINLTNDTFGVINGMPLSTSVSLSYTAGYVNFADPEQLLANEQTIRTAGHYDRLNLYANANLGLSENLSFLMLLRGQKALSGSLDTSEQMTLSGFWGVRSYDEGLSADSGYLVMPEFRLALPALPQYQHSLGFFTDVAGGWLENATYSTVQRRFTQINDIGLGYYMTYEYMPGRFLTGKGLLAHTYGSNGGLTSYDRETKGLVQIGITF